DNA sequence from the Acidobacteriota bacterium genome:
CGCCGGGCGGCGTGATCCGCCCGTTCGAGCATCACCAGGGCGGCACCCTCGCCGAGGGTGAAGCCGTTGCGGCGGCGGTGGAAGGGCGTCGGGCAGGCCTCGTCGCCGGCCCCCGGGCACGCCTGGCCGGTGCGCAAAAAGCCCAGCACCGATTCGTGGCAGAGTTCTTCCGCGCCGCCGGCGAGGATCGCCTCGGAGCGGCCGGAACGCACCAGGTCGCCGGCGTAGGCCAGGGCCTGGAGCCCCGAGGCGGAGCCGCCGGAAATGGTGGAGTTGACTCCCCGCAGGCCGTGCCAGATGGCGGTCTGGCCGGCGGCGGCGTTGATCACGCTGTTGGCGAAGTCCATGGGTTTGGCGTATTGGGGGCCGGCGGTGAGGGCACGGCGGTCGAAGGCGGAGATGGTGTGCACCGAGCCGAACATGGTGCCCAACACCAGCCCGACGTCGTGCTCCTCCCGCAGCTCGGGCGTCCAGCCGGAATGTTCCAGCGCCAAAGCCGCCGCCGCCGCCGCCAGCCGGGCGGTGCGGTCGAGGGGCCGCAGATTGCCTTTGCCGAGGTAGAAGGAAGGATCGAAATCCCGTACCTCGCCGACCCGCAGCGGCGGCAGACCCTCGGGCTCGAAGAGCTCCACCGGGCCGAGACCGGTGTCCCCCCGCAGCAGCGCGTCGAAGACCCGCTGGGGCGAGTCCCCGAGGGGGCAGACCACTCCCAGACCGGTGATCACCACGGTGTCCGGCCGGCTCATGACGGCACCTGCCGGAAGATCACCGAGGCGTTGTTGCCGCCGAAGGCGTAGGCATTGTTCATCGCCACCCGCACCGGCAGCTCGCGACCTTCATTGGGCACGCAGTCGACGTCGCATTCCGGATCCGGGTTCTCGAAGTTGGCGGTGGGGGGAATCTGCCCCGTGTGGACCGCCAGACTGCACACCGCCGCCTCGATGGCGGAGGCGGCGCCCATGGTGTGACCGAGCATCGACTTGATGGAGCTCATGGGAATGCGCCGGGCGTGGTCGCCGAAGAGGCGATGCACCGCCTTGCTCTCCAGGCGGTCGTTAGTGGGGGTGCCGGTGCCGTGGGCGCTGATGTAGCTGACCTCCTCCGGTGCCGTGCCGCTGGCGGCCAGGGCTCGTTCCATGGCGCGGGCGGCGCCGGCGCCCTCGGGGTGGGCGGCGGTCATGTGGTGGGCGTCGCAGGACAGGCCATAGCCCGCCACCTCGGCGTAGATGCGGGCGCCCCGGCGGCGGGC
Encoded proteins:
- a CDS encoding beta-ketoacyl synthase N-terminal-like domain-containing protein; this translates as MSRPDTVVITGLGVVCPLGDSPQRVFDALLRGDTGLGPVELFEPEGLPPLRVGEVRDFDPSFYLGKGNLRPLDRTARLAAAAAALALEHSGWTPELREEHDVGLVLGTMFGSVHTISAFDRRALTAGPQYAKPMDFANSVINAAAGQTAIWHGLRGVNSTISGGSASGLQALAYAGDLVRSGRSEAILAGGAEELCHESVLGFLRTGQACPGAGDEACPTPFHRRRNGFTLGEGAALVMLERADHAARRGAPALAAITGAGNCYDPSRGRDPERSADALARAIALALQEAGLAPDQIDAVSSSANGSPGGDRQEALGLKACFNGTRPPVMAPKAALGEPLGAGGALQALALISALASGRLPAVRGLDEPDTELPVRLPAADGESLPPSTSGVRRGLVTSLGLDGNACAVVLEVPATEG